CCCGTGCCGAGCATGGATGTCGAGCCGAAGACGATACGGATGTCACCACGGTTCACGGCCTCTACCATCGCTTTCTTGGCTTTCTCATTCTTGCATTCTTGGATGAAGCGAATCTCTGATGAGGGGATGCCGTAATCCTCCACGAGCTTGCGTTTGATTTCCGAGTACACGTTCCATTCGCCCGGCTTGTATGTTCCGAGATCGGAGAAGACGAATTGCGTACCCTTTTGCTCGTCATACTTACGGTAATACTCGCAGAGTAGCTTGGCGCAATGGCTGGCTTTGTTGTCGATGTGATCCGAGTATTTCATCGGATCGATCATCCGCATATCGAGGCTCATTTTGCGGGCGAGATCTGTGGCGATAAGCATCTTGGCCTTCTCCTCCTTTTCACTCAGCGGGGCACGATCTAAGATCGTAGCATCGCCTGTCTTAGCAAACTCCATCAGCTTACCAATGAACGCCTCTTGCTCGGGCGTGGGTGGAATGTGGTGTAGGATCTCGCGCTTCTCCGGACGGTCGATGCCGATGTCACCTGCCGTGCGGAAATCGCAAATCTCCCCATAAAACAAAAGAATGGGGGCTTAAGTGTTTGCCAATGAGTGGATACTGATTGCTCTACTCACCCAAAGGGAACGAATAAGAAACGAGCGAGGTGCGCCTGCTTTCGTTACTTTGCAGTAGCCATAAGACATCTCATTTCTCGTCCGCAAAGGTGCGCTAAAATCTTCGGCAAATGTCACAGCAAAAGTTTGAAGGCATGCGAAAATCCTGCAATGGCTACGAAGGCCCACCCTTCGATGATTAGATAACAGTTCCTTGTCGAATTGCTATCGATGGCGAAGGGCATTTCCTTTGCTCTCATATCGGGCTTAAGAAGCGATTGAAGAATGGCCACTTGTCAGAAAGTTGCCTCTCTCAGAAAGTTCCACAGGATACGAGAAGCGAGGGAGAGCGAAGTTCTTCATCTATTAAAAAAGTTTGATTTGTAAAAAAAGAGCTTTTAGGAATAAAACACCAAGAATCACGGAAAACAACTTTCGTATTACAGCTATACGTACTATATTTGCGTCGAATGTTTAACAGGCCACTTTTATGAAGGTCATAGATAATACTCCACCAGACCAGTCTGGGCGCCCTTAGGAGCCGCACCCCGGAGGCGCAGCGAGATAAATCGATCCGGATGCGGAATCGTGATTAACGGAAAACATGATGAAAAATGAAGACGAAGTTCATTTTATGGTTTAGTGCACTCTTTCTTCTGCTGATAGCGGGGGTAGGGTGTGAGAAGGACTCTCCTTCTGAACTGGTCGGCACATGGGTGCTGATAGGTTTTGGAGATGTAACCGGCAAAACTTTCCGAGAACCTGAACCCAGAGATTGCGAGAAGTGCTATACAATCTCATTCCTAACGAATGCAACGTTCAGAGGGAATACCCCTACTAATGATGTAGTAGGAACATATACGGCAAATGGAGGCGTATTTCGCATCACGAATTGGGGCGGTACTGAGGTGAATGAGATATTAGATGGACCTCAATATGTCGAAGCCATGTGCAAAGCTTTCCACTACGAAATAGCTTCTGAACAACTTAGGTTGTACTATAATGAAGATAAGAATTACTTACTGTTCAAAAGAAAACAACAATGAGACGTACTGTTTTTTTATAGGTCTTTTTATCTGCGCTCTTTTTTTAGTTAAAGCACAGATAAGTACCGATGAAGAACCTATGAGTTTTCGGGAAAATAGCGCACCTTCCCGCTTCTCGGTACCGCAGGATATTAGGATCATGCCTGCGTTGGATATGAATCGCATCGAACAAGAAGATGTGCAAGATGAAGCAAACGGCCTTCCGCCTCGCTTCGGTTATCCTCACAAGGTTAGCCTCAATCTGGGAAATTCCGGTCGATGGCAAGAACTATCTAACGGAGATAGATTATGGCAATTGACCATACGCTGCCCACAGGCTCTTTCCATAAACCTACTTTATGATAGGTTTTGGATTCCGGAGGGGGGGAAGTTCTTTATTTATACGACTGACCGAAAATACTCGCTCGGTGCCTTTACTTCTATGAATAATAAAGGCGGCCGAGACAATGTGCAGGGCTTTGCCACAGGGCTACTGTATGGGGATTAGATTACGCTGGAGTATTACCAACCGAGACAGGTCGCCGAACAGGCTATAATTTCCATAGCTTACGTAGTACAGGGCTACAGATACATTGAATTGCCCAGTAATATGACAACAAGAGATTTAGGTTCATCGGGAAGTTGTCAAGTAAATGTAAACTGTTCGGAAGGACAAAGCTGACAGAAGGAAAAGAATGCTGTAGCAATGATATTGGTAAACGGTACCCGATATTGCACTGGTTCTCTAATCAATACTACAGCAAACGATAATCGCCCATTGCTTTTAACGGCACATCATTGTTTAGGTGGTCCCGGGAATAATTATATCCAATACGATGCAATCAATAATCCAGCTTTAAATCATTGGTCTTTTTATTGGCATTATGAGGCGCCCAAATGTGGTAATGTATCCATAGAACCGCCTCATTTATCAACTATAGGAGCTACAGTGATAGCAAACAACGAAGCCTCGGATTTTGCACTGTTAAGACTAGCCGAAGATCCTCGCAACAAACGAGGAGTAACACCTTACTATTTAGGCTGGGATCGTTCTGGGTACCCTGGAACGAGAGGAGTCGGTATTCATCATCCGAGTGGAGATGTGAAGAAAATATCTACACATAACATCACTCCCTCTAATTCTAATTGCTTCTCTTCAGGAGAAAAAAATTACAATTTCTGGAAGATAAATTGGATGAGAACAGCTAATGGAATTTCTGTTACAGAAGGTGGATCGTCTGGCTCTCCTTTGTTGAATCAGCAGAGAAGAGTTATCGGGCAACTTTATGGTCCAGGCACGTGTCCTAACCCAAATTGTTCAGATCCATCAAAGGATATTGCGGTTGCCTTTACTTTCTTGCAAGGTCAAGTCCTGCTGATGGAGCGAAAAATCTCCACCGCAGGGCTTTTCTCTTCTGTCTGCCGAGAACGGTTTTCATTCAAGTCCAATTTATTGTACGGTTGTATTTTTCGCTCCAACCTTGCGAAAGTAGGCTGACCGCCAAAGAGAAATGCCCGAACGAATACGGCATACTCAGGCTCTTTGGACGCAAGCGATAAAATAAGCATTCTACCTGTTAATCGTACGGACGATTTATCTATCTAACCACAGAGAGATAGATAATTCTTACGTTCGTCCAAACGGTCTATCGTTCGAACTATCTATTTAACGTGAGTTCGACGGATTCAGAACGATGTAAGGGGAGTGTAAATGAGGCTTTGTGCATTGATAGACGGCTTCTTTGGAAACAGGAAATAGGTGGTAATTGCCTATAATAAGTTGATGATGAAGCGGTCAAAGTATCTATGTATGGAGTGTTCCACCTGCGAAATGTTCTTAAGTTCATCATTCACCGTTTCAATAAAGCAGCGATAACCAGAACCGTGGAAAGGAATCATTACCAGCATAACTTCTGTCTTTGACATCATAGAATCACGACGATGCTTTCGTTTTCCGGTAGGTTTTAGCGTATATTTTGCCGTCATTACATCAAAAAACTTGCAGGAATCGACTACCATACAAAATATTTCAGTAACTCCTCCATAGGTGATTATTACGGTTTTTATTTATAACTGTTTGTATATTAGCTCCTTAATGCTACAACGAATTTCACTAATCACCAAATCCATAGACACTTATAATTTGTCGAGATCACGGTAACATAAAAGCAAAAACAAGAGAGACTGTGATCTATAAGAGGCTTTACGCGGATACCATCAGTAGTGAGAACATTAATCTTAATATAAAGATTTACACGCTCATAACAGCTGTTTTTTAGGGAATCTCTGCGCTTTCTCTCCTCGCATTAGGGCAGAACGGAGGGAGGGAAGGACTGTTCAGATGTAAAGATTATTCCCATCTGCTTTTTAATCTACGACCTTTTGTGTTCTAAAAGATGCGCTTTTGATGTGCAAAAGGGCATCTTTTAGAATGTAAAAGGCACCTTTTACAAGCCCGTTTGTAACCTATTGATATCTTGATGGTTACAAAGGTGATAAAGAAGGGGTATGGTAGGGAAAGTGAAAGATAGCGAAGTGAGAAGTGTAAGGATTTTTGTTACTGTTCATTCCGTTGTGTTTTTCAAGGTAAGGTCAGTGCGCTTTGTCATCGGGGTAGCGGCTTTACCGATTCAAAAGGTGGGTGAACAGACTGAGAAACGGCGGGATTGGCAATCAAAAATGTGTCTTTCAGTCGGTGATTTTTTAACGTTCCAACGACAGTTTACAAGGAATTAATTGTGTTTCAGCGACAGAACCATGACCAATAATATGGACCATTATGGATATACAGTAAGCTGAGAGGCTACTTAATAGATTCAGCTCGCACGCTCTATGTCCTCCTTTAAAAAGGACAAAGAGCTTCACGAGCTGTAGAAGGAGAAGTTTTCAATTCAACTTATATCACTTCTCAAATAGATTACCGATATCCTTATGCTATAGAAGAAGAAGTTTTTATCTCAACTTATAGCCCTTGAATGCATAGAAAAGGATATAAGAGAAGCTGACAAAACAGATCCCATACGCATATTGAATGTTGCTAACATCCTTAATAAGTCCGAACAACACAGTGATAGCAGCACCACCGATAAGTCCCATTGTCATTAGTGATGAGCCCTCCTTGGTATATTTACCCAAGTCCATAAGAGCCAAAGGCCAGAATGCTGGCCACATCAATGAGCAGCCTAATGCCATGATACCTACAGCATAAATACTATAAACACCCGGGAGTAACAATACAAGTAGCGTTCCAAACAGTGCAACGAAGGAACAGATCTGTAAGGCTTTCGTCTGTGAAAGATACTTAGGAATAAGAATAATACCTGCGATATATCCTATACTGATGCTGATTGGGGTAATCCATGAGTACGTATGAGGATGAGGAAGACCTAATTCACTTGCATAATCTATAAGTGTACCCAAGACGATGGTCTCTGAACCAACATAAAAGAATATGGCAATTGCTCCAAGAACAAGATGTGGG
The sequence above is drawn from the Tannerella serpentiformis genome and encodes:
- a CDS encoding transposase; the protein is MVVDSCKFFDVMTAKYTLKPTGKRKHRRDSMMSKTEVMLVMIPFHGSGYRCFIETVNDELKNISQVEHSIHRYFDRFIINLL
- a CDS encoding META domain-containing protein, coding for MKTKFILWFSALFLLLIAGVGCEKDSPSELVGTWVLIGFGDVTGKTFREPEPRDCEKCYTISFLTNATFRGNTPTNDVVGTYTANGGVFRITNWGGTEVNEILDGPQYVEAMCKAFHYEIASEQLRLYYNEDKNYLLFKRKQQ
- a CDS encoding trypsin-like serine peptidase, coding for MILVNGTRYCTGSLINTTANDNRPLLLTAHHCLGGPGNNYIQYDAINNPALNHWSFYWHYEAPKCGNVSIEPPHLSTIGATVIANNEASDFALLRLAEDPRNKRGVTPYYLGWDRSGYPGTRGVGIHHPSGDVKKISTHNITPSNSNCFSSGEKNYNFWKINWMRTANGISVTEGGSSGSPLLNQQRRVIGQLYGPGTCPNPNCSDPSKDIAVAFTFLQGQVLLMERKISTAGLFSSVCRERFSFKSNLLYGCIFRSNLAKVG